One stretch of Paenibacillus sp. AN1007 DNA includes these proteins:
- a CDS encoding fibronectin type III domain-containing protein, translating into MDKLRKPIAILLSAVLVFSSGPLMYQDKVHADEALVPGSWIQDDFSDGDYTSSPGWQVISGTWEVVPDPADGGNQVLFQSNTDEGFITTGEPAADKTVSMRFYTGAGEGFPGILPRFQDRNNYYYFQMHVPNNKLVFSKKVNGVDTALKTVDYSFSENTWYTLKVVLSGTSIRGYIVENGMNRLVFDLSDSSIPTGKVGIRNKWQTVHIDDVVIAEPPRTNEVLLTADGETSSSISLQWPDIEGAAGYHLYRSSTLEGGYSLVSQPTSAHYVDEGLSSDTVYYYRLAYAYGGLTESQWSIPLEARTTAQAPEAPGDVQAAALTSKSVQLSWKAVDKASGYRIVRAEQGTEDYELVYDGSDVSFTDQSLEPGKSYSYRVTAYNAAGESPYRTAEVQTYDADAPSGFTAAAVMDTTISLKWDALPGSDVTYKVSRAAGTSGTYQQIYTGSAAALDDTGLTMGTGYFYTIQASVDGKDTPVSAPLGVSTVRTSFTPGQLWPDQNGKPIDAHGAGFFYDEQTEKYYWYGEHHTGGWPAVGIRVYSSKDLLNWTDEGMALTMLQSMDDFDHDPLIQELYAGREDRVDIWADIRKGRIIERPKVIYNDITKKYVMWAHMDGDKDPYNNNANYGKAKAGYAISDSPTGPFVYQKSYRMDLAPEGEKDYFPNDRGMARDMTLFKDEDGTAYLIYSSEENLTLYISRLTEDYSDVTGWHKEGRTDDKGNPVRDTVYQAEYGVDYVRVFPGGQREAPAMFKYQGKYYILTSGASGWAPNENKVTVADHIFGPWSTMTNPFVRTLPSDPDPGKAFGTQTTAVIPVDPEKGKFIYVGDTWNGGNFANDGAKYVFLPIEFGIGSDIAIKWYNSWTPDLLDSMGRVDIADQLPEAVKLGEVPALPSTVSVRDGDQLVSTTAVWTIDHRALTAADFAKPGPLTLQVTTPEYHNKTQAVRVFVIPENTLYFVNSGGYQTADYELMSNYMQDSLLHPGVVDQMYAPAAGRSWGYVSADALPSGTDGGDIFSTVRYLNAGNISGSPKGRDLTYSFDVPNGEYDVYAGFHDPWTNTSRRADFLINGTNTGAVTYTPASIRAHKGVEVSSGKLDLTVRNTASQDPLISWIMIVKSSETSPVHGNGRLLRDK; encoded by the coding sequence TTGGATAAACTGAGAAAACCGATTGCAATTCTGTTATCCGCTGTGCTTGTATTCTCTTCAGGACCACTCATGTATCAAGACAAGGTTCACGCAGATGAAGCTCTTGTGCCCGGCTCGTGGATACAAGATGACTTTTCCGATGGCGATTATACGTCCTCACCTGGATGGCAGGTCATCTCAGGGACTTGGGAGGTAGTACCCGATCCTGCGGATGGAGGCAATCAGGTTCTTTTCCAAAGCAATACAGATGAGGGTTTCATAACGACGGGAGAACCTGCCGCAGACAAGACAGTATCCATGCGTTTTTACACAGGAGCGGGTGAGGGGTTTCCAGGCATTTTACCGCGATTCCAGGACCGAAATAACTACTACTATTTTCAAATGCATGTGCCCAATAACAAACTGGTTTTCAGCAAAAAGGTCAATGGCGTAGATACAGCACTGAAAACGGTGGACTATTCGTTTAGCGAAAATACGTGGTATACGCTTAAAGTGGTGCTTTCTGGCACTTCAATTCGCGGTTACATTGTGGAGAATGGAATGAATCGGCTGGTTTTTGATCTGAGCGATTCTTCGATTCCCACAGGTAAAGTCGGCATTCGGAACAAATGGCAGACCGTACATATTGATGATGTCGTGATTGCGGAACCACCGCGGACGAATGAAGTTTTGCTTACAGCTGACGGGGAGACGTCATCTTCAATATCACTGCAGTGGCCTGATATCGAAGGGGCAGCGGGGTATCATCTGTATCGATCAAGTACGCTTGAAGGAGGTTACTCTCTTGTTAGTCAACCGACATCAGCCCATTATGTGGACGAAGGATTAAGCTCGGACACCGTTTATTATTACAGACTTGCCTATGCCTATGGAGGATTAACCGAGTCCCAGTGGTCTATACCGCTGGAAGCAAGAACGACAGCACAAGCTCCGGAAGCTCCGGGTGATGTTCAGGCAGCGGCACTAACATCGAAAAGTGTTCAATTGTCCTGGAAAGCAGTAGATAAGGCGAGCGGTTATCGTATTGTTCGTGCCGAACAAGGCACAGAAGACTATGAATTAGTTTACGACGGCAGCGATGTATCTTTCACGGATCAGTCACTTGAACCTGGGAAGAGCTACAGCTATCGAGTGACCGCGTACAATGCCGCCGGGGAATCCCCATATCGTACGGCGGAAGTACAGACGTATGACGCAGACGCCCCCTCCGGATTTACAGCTGCCGCTGTGATGGATACCACGATTTCCTTGAAATGGGATGCGCTGCCCGGATCGGATGTCACCTATAAGGTGTCAAGGGCAGCAGGTACCTCAGGTACTTATCAGCAGATCTACACAGGAAGTGCAGCTGCCTTAGACGACACGGGGCTGACGATGGGCACGGGATATTTTTATACCATTCAGGCCAGCGTAGACGGAAAGGATACCCCTGTCTCCGCACCGCTGGGGGTATCCACGGTGCGCACAAGCTTTACGCCTGGACAGTTGTGGCCGGATCAGAACGGCAAACCGATTGATGCTCATGGCGCAGGTTTCTTTTACGATGAACAGACAGAAAAGTACTACTGGTACGGGGAGCATCATACAGGCGGCTGGCCTGCGGTCGGCATACGCGTGTATTCTTCCAAAGACCTGCTCAACTGGACGGACGAAGGCATGGCACTGACGATGCTGCAGTCGATGGACGATTTTGATCATGATCCGCTCATTCAAGAGCTGTATGCTGGACGTGAGGATCGTGTGGACATCTGGGCAGATATTCGCAAAGGACGGATCATCGAGCGCCCGAAGGTCATCTACAACGACATAACAAAAAAGTATGTCATGTGGGCCCATATGGACGGAGATAAAGACCCTTATAACAATAATGCCAACTATGGTAAAGCCAAGGCAGGTTATGCCATCAGTGACTCACCAACAGGACCATTTGTGTATCAGAAAAGTTATCGGATGGACCTGGCCCCCGAAGGGGAGAAGGATTATTTCCCGAATGACCGGGGTATGGCCCGTGACATGACACTATTCAAGGACGAAGACGGAACCGCTTATCTGATCTACTCCAGCGAGGAAAATCTGACGCTGTACATTTCGAGGCTCACCGAGGATTACAGTGACGTTACAGGCTGGCACAAGGAAGGGCGTACGGACGATAAAGGAAACCCGGTTCGTGATACGGTGTATCAGGCAGAATACGGTGTAGACTATGTTCGGGTATTTCCAGGTGGACAGCGTGAAGCACCGGCCATGTTCAAATACCAGGGTAAATACTACATCTTAACTTCAGGGGCTTCTGGCTGGGCTCCCAACGAGAATAAAGTTACGGTTGCGGACCATATTTTTGGGCCTTGGTCGACCATGACGAATCCGTTTGTGCGCACGCTGCCGAGTGATCCTGATCCTGGCAAAGCTTTTGGTACACAGACGACTGCAGTTATTCCGGTTGATCCGGAAAAGGGCAAGTTTATATACGTGGGCGATACCTGGAACGGAGGAAACTTTGCTAACGATGGGGCCAAGTACGTGTTTTTGCCGATCGAATTTGGCATAGGATCAGATATTGCGATCAAGTGGTATAACAGCTGGACACCTGATCTGCTGGATTCGATGGGCAGGGTAGATATAGCGGATCAGCTGCCGGAAGCGGTGAAGCTGGGAGAAGTGCCAGCGCTGCCTTCGACAGTGAGCGTGCGTGATGGTGATCAGCTGGTATCTACGACAGCGGTGTGGACGATTGATCATCGGGCGCTGACCGCAGCTGATTTTGCCAAACCCGGGCCGCTCACGCTGCAGGTCACGACACCGGAGTATCACAATAAAACACAAGCAGTACGTGTGTTTGTCATTCCCGAGAATACATTATATTTTGTGAACAGCGGTGGATACCAGACGGCGGATTACGAGCTGATGAGTAATTATATGCAGGATTCGCTGCTGCATCCGGGAGTCGTGGATCAGATGTACGCTCCGGCTGCAGGGCGTTCATGGGGATATGTCAGCGCGGATGCACTGCCTTCCGGTACGGACGGCGGAGATATATTCTCAACCGTGCGATATCTGAATGCCGGAAATATCAGCGGCTCACCCAAAGGCAGGGATCTGACGTACAGCTTTGATGTGCCAAACGGTGAGTACGATGTGTATGCTGGATTCCATGATCCGTGGACAAATACTTCACGCCGTGCCGATTTTCTAATTAACGGCACGAATACGGGGGCGGTTACGTATACACCAGCAAGTATCAGGGCCCATAAAGGCGTAGAGGTTTCGAGTGGTAAGCTGGATCTTACGGTACGTAATACGGCATCTCAGGACCCGTTAATCAGCTGGATTATGATTGTAAAATCAAGTGAAACGTCTCCTGTGCACGGCAATGGGAGATTGCTCCGTGACAAGTAA
- a CDS encoding SET domain-containing protein, whose amino-acid sequence MIEVKQSKLGDGGEFNRGVFASVDIAKGQLIHQAPVVPYPNEDHEHIEKTILEDYVFEYGANHTAILLGYGSLINHSYEPNATYDINFENHTFDFYAYKDIKAGEEILINYNGEEDNMDPLWFLDDYEERMREMQENEENRTEETTDKEDTKTK is encoded by the coding sequence ATGATTGAAGTAAAACAGTCCAAACTGGGTGATGGCGGCGAGTTTAATCGCGGAGTATTTGCATCAGTGGATATTGCCAAAGGTCAACTGATCCATCAGGCGCCCGTTGTGCCTTATCCGAATGAGGACCACGAACACATTGAAAAAACGATTCTGGAAGATTACGTCTTCGAATACGGAGCTAATCATACCGCCATCCTGCTGGGATACGGCAGTCTGATTAATCATTCTTATGAACCCAACGCCACATACGATATTAACTTTGAGAATCACACCTTTGATTTCTACGCATACAAAGACATCAAAGCTGGCGAGGAAATCCTCATTAACTATAATGGCGAGGAAGACAACATGGACCCGCTGTGGTTCCTCGATGATTATGAAGAGCGGATGCGCGAGATGCAGGAGAATGAAGAGAACCGGACCGAAGAGACAACCGATAAAGAAGATACCAAGACTAAATGA
- a CDS encoding DUF1349 domain-containing protein, with translation MSSNFVQLHEGKWTTEPVHTKLDGERFIVQAQEGSDFWEETFYGFCHRNGHAMLAPWDGREAVEVSFDLSSFTELYDQAGLMLWHGENQWIKAGVEVNDGVVHVGAVVTDQYSDWSLSPVPEWGGRMVTIRASYHEESVVIRARTDEHPWRTIRVARFAYPSDKHAGPFLCAPKRSGFEVAFTKWAYTAPDVDLHTDPPIND, from the coding sequence ATGTCATCGAATTTCGTGCAGCTTCACGAAGGAAAATGGACAACTGAGCCTGTTCATACCAAGCTTGACGGGGAACGATTCATTGTACAAGCGCAGGAGGGCAGCGATTTCTGGGAGGAAACGTTCTATGGCTTCTGCCATCGAAATGGACATGCCATGCTTGCTCCTTGGGACGGTAGGGAAGCGGTTGAAGTGTCGTTTGATCTGAGTTCATTTACGGAATTGTACGATCAAGCAGGGTTAATGCTGTGGCATGGAGAGAATCAGTGGATCAAAGCCGGGGTTGAAGTCAATGATGGCGTTGTACATGTCGGTGCTGTTGTAACCGATCAGTACTCGGATTGGTCGCTTTCACCTGTGCCGGAGTGGGGAGGACGAATGGTTACAATTCGTGCGTCATACCATGAAGAGTCCGTTGTCATTCGTGCGCGTACTGACGAGCATCCATGGCGGACCATCCGGGTAGCCAGATTCGCTTATCCTTCCGACAAACACGCAGGCCCGTTCCTGTGTGCTCCCAAGCGGTCAGGGTTTGAGGTTGCTTTTACAAAATGGGCCTATACCGCTCCGGATGTGGACCTGCATACCGATCCACCCATTAACGATTAA